TCATTAGTAGTTATCATATTGAAGATATTGGTTTTTACTGAATTAGGTTTTAAGGAATTGGCTGGAAATATACATTTGGTTTTATGCTCACCGAGATGTACCACTAGAGTGTAAACTTGCATATCTCCTGTGTCGTTTCTTTCGTTTCCTACACACAAAACCATACGAACATCATGCAATCGATCGCAAAATATAGCTACAGATCATCTTTccaaaaaaagtatatatatatagctatactccctgttcgggaacgcgctaggcgctagtcgggcggtcgggttgggcctagcgcctaaagagaaaatcggagattaatcggaaattatgcggggcggaatttttagatggtttactatgttataaaacatgttaatctttaattgtgtataacattaatacattttcatgtttaagattgtataaaacacacaaataaaatatataaacttaatatagtgtaattttcatcaaaattatgaatataaatgatatttataaaattttagatcaaataaataaataaaaatattattaaaaataaaaaaaataaaaaaaaaataaaaaaaaaaaataaaaaataaataaaaaatagattaggcggctaGGCAGTCatttaggcggctaggcggtcatttaggcggtgTAGGCggaaaaaaatcggatatccgattttttaaaccgatttggcataaatcggaGCGGAAAAGTGACGCGTAacgcctaggcggctaggcggccgaGTTTTAGAACAGGGGCTATACTGCTACAGATCAAAACCTAATATCTGACATaggtaaaatttataaattgtacTCTCTTGATCAGATATTAGACTGCACCATCATAAGCAATCTAATTATATTTAGTATAGTTTCAAAGCCAGTTTCTGAatgtatatatctttatatatgtatataaatgtcgttatatatgtatatatatatgttgatgtttaaaattatagtgAATATTCttcacttaattttttaatataaattatgatactattattgaatttaaaataatatatatatatatatatatatatattctttataatatttcaaatttgagaTATCTTTTTTACCCACTTATACACTTGTCAAATTAGGagttcttttccttttctaaaataaataaaaattttaacaaattaatgaaacatattaaaataacaatacTTTATGGCTGACTCAATTTGAGATCCTCCCCAATAAGGTTACCACAATGTTTAATTAGGGTTTCTGGTTTTTCTTTGGGGACGAAGAAAACGAGGCTATAAAAGGTTAGACCTCCCTCTTTTCTTTCCTCTCAACTTTTTGGTATACTgttgtgatttgttttgaaaACGTAGGCGTTCTCATTATTTTTAGGGCTTGAAAACAATGGATAGGATCAGTTTATTGCCAGAAGACTTGATCTTGAAAATATTATCATCAGTTCCAACAAAATTTTCTGTAACCACAAGCCTTTTGTCAAAAAGATGGTGTTATCTTTGGAAACATGTACCGAAGCTCTTGTTCTATCTGGGTCACTCTGACTACCAGAGGGCTTCTCGTTTAGTTCACACGTTTTTGTTACTAAACAAGGCTCCTGTCTTAGAATCGATGCATCTCTCACTTGGTCAAAACGGTTCTTCCATTGACATTGATACATGGACTCGTGTTGCAATTTCTCGTGGTGTGCGCAATCTTCtatatttcagattttcagCAACCCTACGGTTGCCTAGGAGTCTGTATACATGTGAAACCCTTGTGACTTTAACCCTAATTGCAGCTATCATTGTGGATGTTCCTTTGACCAATATTTGTTTCCCGTCACTCAAGGCTTTGAttcttttgtttgttgattTCTTAAGTGATGAAATCGTTAGTAGTCTTTTATGTGGTTGCCCTGTCCTTACAGAACTGAACGTGTCTCGATTCAGCAATGCCAGAGTGAAAACTTTCACAGTCTTTGTTCCTTCACTGCAGTGTTTAACCATCATAGACATCAAAAAGGGTTCTCAAGCTCAAGGAGATGATGTTGGGTTTGTGATCAAGGCTCCTTCTTTAAATTCGTTAACTATTTATAGCGAGTTTAGTTGGTTTTGTTCATTAGTGAAAATGCCCTACCTCGTTAAGGCTAATGTCAAGCTTCCACATGGTGACTCTAAGAAGTTTAAGGGTTGTCTTACCTCAGCCAAGCACCTTTCCTTGTGTTTACAACCACCACTGGTAAAATCTATATGCTTTAATcagtgataatatatatatttttatctat
The window above is part of the Brassica napus cultivar Da-Ae chromosome C3, Da-Ae, whole genome shotgun sequence genome. Proteins encoded here:
- the LOC106383702 gene encoding putative FBD-associated F-box protein At5g56440; translation: MDRISLLPEDLILKILSSVPTKFSVTTSLLSKRWCYLWKHVPKLLFYLGHSDYQRASRLVHTFLLLNKAPVLESMHLSLGQNGSSIDIDTWTRVAISRGVRNLLYFRFSATLRLPRSLYTCETLVTLTLIAAIIVDVPLTNICFPSLKALILLFVDFLSDEIVSSLLCGCPVLTELNVSRFSNARVKTFTVFVPSLQCLTIIDIKKGSQAQGDDVGFVIKAPSLNSLTIYSEFSWFCSLVKMPYLVKANVKLPHGDSKKFKGCLTSAKHLSLCLQPPLDPSHIGVFDQLVSLNLCTCSLDWCGLILRHTPKLRVLRFVLFRANVSPKIVNIIKKCRMSYGDSITQWEQPSSVPQCLTSSLETVEWIDYKGTQTEKEMVMYFLKNSRQLKKVSIRSLASINLNEKHKMLLELASAQRISSECRLLFT